In Rhodococcus qingshengii JCM 15477, the sequence GTGGTGGAGTCTCTCGCCAGCGTCGGTGGCACCGTGTGGCTGGGCGAGCGAGGACACGTGGTCGGAGTCAACAACAACACGGACTTCCTGCGCGCAACGCGGGAGGGCACTCTCACCGCTGAAGCCACCCCGATTCATCGCGGACGCACCCAGCAACTCTGGGAAGTTCGCATCACCGACGAGAACGACCGACTCGTTTCCAAGGGACAGGTTCGCCTCGCGAACATCACCGAGGTGGCGAAGATCGGAAACTGACCACGCGGCAGTCGATCGAATGACGGAGGGCGGCTGCGGAGTTGAACTCCACAGCCGCCCTCCGCCGGTCACTCAGGTGTTGATCAGCCGGCGGCCTTCTGCTGCTTGCCGGCAGCCTTCTTGGCTTCGCCATTCGAAGCGCTGCCGGACTCCGTCGCTTCCTTGTTTTTCTTCTCCAATTCGCCCATCGCGTTTCGCGCGAAGACCTGCTGCTCGGTGGACGCCATCTGAGCACGGCCACGCCCGAAGAACGTCACCGCCCATGACAACAGCGTCGAGGCACGGGAACGGAATCCGACGAGGTAGAGGAGGTGAATTGCCAGCCAGGCAACCCACCCGATGAAGCCGCTGATCTCGAGCTTGCCCACCTTGGCTACCGCGCTGAAGCGCGAGATCGTTGCCATACTTCCCTTGTCGAAGTACTTGAACGGAACTCGTTCCGACGGGGACTTGCCGTCCAGTGACGCTTTGATCTGCTTGGCCGCGTACTTGCCACCCTGCATGGCAACCTGAGCCAATCCGGGCAGCTTGTCGAGCGACATCATGTCGCCGATGACAAAGACGTTGGGGTGCCCGGGCAGAGACAAGTCGGGATTGACCATGACGCGGCCAGCGCGGTCGGTTTCTCCGCCGCTCTGTTCTGCGAGCTGCTTGCCGAGGGGGCTGGCCTGCACGCCGGCGGACCACACCTTGCACTGCGACTCGATACGGCGAAGCGTGCCGTCCTTCTCCTTGATGATCAGACCGTCGTTGTCCACGTCGGTGACCATCGCGTCGAGCTGGATCTCGACGCCGAGCTTCTCGAGCGTCTCGGCAGCCTTGCGGCTGAGCTTCCCGCCGTACACGGGCAACACGGCAGGGGCGCCGTCGAGGAGCACGACGCGCGCTTCACGAGGATCGATCTTGCGGAACGCGCCGTCCAGCGTTCGACGGGAAAGCTCGGCGATCTGCCCGGCCAACTCCACGCCGGTGGGGCCGGCGCCGACAACGACGAAGGTGAGCAAGCGCGCACGCTCGGCGGGATCGTCCGACAGTTCGGCCTGTTCGAAGGCCCCGAGGATTCGTCCGCGCAGTTCGAGGGCGTCGTCGATCGTTTTCATTCCGGGGGCGAACTCCGCGAACTGGTCGTTGCCGAAGTACGACTGACCGGCACCGGCTGCCACGATCAGACTGTCGAACGGCGTAACAGTGACGCGTTCGAGCAGGCGCGAGGTCACGGTCTGATTCTCGAGATCAATGGTCTCGACCTCACCGAGCAGTACCTGTGCGTTCTTCTGCTTGCGCAGCACCAGTCTCGTGGCGGGAGCGATGTCACCGACCGAGAGGATGCCGGTCGCAACCTGATAGAGGAGCGGCTGAAACAGATGGTGGGTTGTACGCGCGATCATCGTGATGTCGGCATCGGCTTTTTTGAGAGCCTGAGTGCCGAACAATCCTCCGAAGCCGGAACCAATCACCACTACGCGGTGGCGGTGCGGTTCAACCGACTGGATGCTCATTCCGTACTCCTCGAGTTCTAGGCGACAGTCCTACGGTAGTCCCACCGCGGCCGAGCTTCTCTGCGAGCAGTCCGACGCGCGCCGGTGTGTCCGAATCGATCAAGCGGCCTCGAGGGTGATCACTCCCGAGGTGATCGGCTTGGCCGGACCCCGGGGTGATCACCACTTTGTCGAGGTGTCGGCTACTGGCGGACGGACAAGATGAACAGTGCGATGCATCCGCCGACGAAAACCAGGATCGACAGGGCCACCGAGGCATACCCGACACCCACTCCAATTGCTGCCCAGTCCATGTGCACAACCTCTCTTACGGTGTAATCCGGGATTCAGATCACATCTGCCTAGAGACATCACACCTCATCTGTCCCAACTTTCGAAACCCGGCACGCCCAAGCGTTGACATGCAAGTAAATGCTTGCATATTGTGAAGTTGTGAACGACCGGATGAATGCAGCCTTCAAAGCACTGGCCGATCCCACACGAAGGCTTCTCCTGGACCGCTTGTTCGTAGCCAACGGTCAGTCGCTCGGTGAGCTGTGCGACAGCCTCGACATGAGTCGGCAAGCTGTCACTCAACACCTCACCATGCTCGAGGACGCCAATCTGATCAGCACGGTCCGACAGGGGAGGGCAAAGCTTCACTATCTCAATCCCGTTGCGCTCGAGGAGATTCGAGAGCGATGGATCAACAAGTTCGAGGTACCGCGCCTTCGTGCGCTCAGTACCGTCAAAAAAATCGCGGAGGAAGCCATGACCGACAAGCCCAGTTTTGTGTACGTCACCTACATTGCGAGCACGGCGGACAACGTCTGGAAAGCGCTCACCGACGCACAGGCCACCGCAGAGTATTGGGGACACAGCAACGTCTCCGACTGGCAGCCGGGATCGACGTGGGAGCACCGCCGGATCGACGGTTCGAACATCGCCGATGTAGTCGGCACCGTAATCGAGAGCAACCCTCCGTCGAGGTTGGTCACCACCTGGTCTGATCCGAACGGCGAACCGGGCGTCGACATCTCGCGGGTGAGTTTCGACATCGAAGCCTTCGGCGCGATCGTGCGACTGACCGTCAAGCACACCGATTTGGCGGACGAATCGGCTCGCATGGAGGTGGCCGGCGGATGGTCGGCGGTGCTGTCGAATCTGAAGTCCTACCTCGAGACCGGAAATACTCTTCCGGTGGCGCCGTGGGAGATGCCGGTCGGTTGACGGTTGTCGACCGGGACAAACGAGTCCCCTGAACAGGAGGAGATCGCCGTACGTTTGTCCGAACAGTCGGCCCAGTCCGGACTCAAATTCGCATAACCGTCAAATATCGGCGCGTTCAGTCTGTAAAGTTGCCAGAAGGATGCTAGCGTTTTGCCCGACATCGAGTGAGGACGACCTCGTCTCGGACGCATGGGAGAAACGCTATGGGCGGCGACGCTTTTCAGAATGTTCCAGTTGATCGACGCAAGTTCGTCAAGACAGTTCTAGCGGCCTCGGCGGTAACTGTGCCAGTCGTGACGTCGATCAGCCTCGGTGGTGCGGCGCCGGCCTTCGCAGCCGGTGACACGCCGAATCTTTCCGGAGCGCCAAGTCGTGGCCAGCAGAATCCGAATCAACCAGGCGGCGAGCAACCAGGCGGGAATCAACCCGGTGGTAATACTCCGGGAGGGAATCAGCCGGGCGGAAACGAGCCGGGCAATCCCGGATCATCGGGAAGTTCGGGATCGTCAGGAAGTTCGGGTAGTTCCGGGAGTTCGGGACCGTCCGGAAGTTCCACAGGTTCCGGATCAACCGGTAGCTCGTCAGGTTCGGGTGGAACGACGACCGCCAAACCCACCGGGCCGACAGCGCCGACGGAGCCGACCGTCCCGACTGTGCCAACCGTACCGACGGTGCCGACCACTCGCACCGAGCCGACCTTCCCGACCCCTCCGACCCAGCCGACAAATCCCACGGAACCTACGTAGCCGACACGACGCGACTGGTTCCGAGGGGGAACACCGACGATGACAGAGTTCGACGTCGCGCTACACCGCGCTCTGAAGAAGTTTCAGAGCGCGGGGTCAGTTCAGGTGAAGGAGACTCCGCCACACGGAGAACCGGCCGATCTGACTGTCGCGATCGCAACCTACGACGATTTCGACGGCGCGTACTTCACGATCCACTCGATCTTGGTCCATCATCGCGAGATTCTGGACAGAGTCGAATTCGTCTTGTTGGACAACAACCCCGAGGGGTTGCCGGCGCCGATGCTCGAATCGTTTGCGGGGTATATCGATCGGTTCCGCTACATCCCGTTCACCGACGTTCGATCGACTGCGGTGCGGGACGTCCTGTTCCGCAAGGCCACCGGAAAGTATGTCCTTGTCCTCGACTCTCACGTGATCTTGGCACCGGGATCGTTGTCGGCGTTGCTGGCGTATTTCGATGCGGACCCGGAAACCGACGATCTGATCCAGGGACCGATGCTCTCCCAGGATTCCTCGCACATCGCGGCCACCCACATGGACCCCAAGTGGCGCAACGGGATGTTCGGCTCGTGGGGAGTTGATCCGCGAGCGAAGCAACACCCTGACGTGCCTTTCGAGATCGTCATGCAGGGCCTCGGCTCATTTGCCTGCAGGCGTGAGGCATGGCCGGGATTGAACTCGCACTTCACCGGATTCGGCGGTGAAGAGGGATACATCCACGAGAAGTTCCGGATCAACGGCGGAAAGGTCGTCTGCCTTCCGACATTTGGTTGGCATCATCGATTCGAGCGCCCGGCCGGTGTCCCGTATCGAATAAACTGGGAAGATCGTGTTCACAATTACCTGCTCGGTTGGAGTGAGGTCGGATGGGATCTCGACTCACTCCATCGTCAGTTCTCCAGGTACCTCGGTGATTCGTATCCCGAGATTCGTCGCCGTGCCGAGCTGAGCGTCCAGCGACCCGAGTTGGTCTTCGGTGGGGTGGTCGTTCTCAGCGACGACGGCCGAGTCGCTCCGTGGCGTTCATGCCTGGCGGAGGCCGAGTCGATCGAACTGACCGTTCACCGTGCCATTCCGGCGGAGGACGACGGTCCGGATGGGTGGAGGACGGTCTCTGCGTTCGTCGCCGGACTCGACAAGGCAATTCTGCTGGGCTGGAAGTCGGTGGTTTTTCTGGACGAGGCGCGCGTGATCGAACCCGCGGTTATGTACAAGCTACGGAACATCGTCGACGACCTCCCCGCCGAAGCCGATACGGCTGTCATCCACGCACACGGCGAAGATCTGGTCGGAGCTGCACTGATTGTTCGCGCGGCGACATACGGAACTTTGCGAGACGAACTCTCACGAAGGATCAACGGACCCGTGCCGTCCGACTTCTCACTGGCGGCTTATCTGCTCGAGCGAGGCGCAGTCGACGTTGTGCTCGATCGCCCACTGTCGCCTGTCCGAGTAGGGGGAGAACCCAACCCCGTTGTCGAGGATTCTCAGTCGGACCTCGGTGTTGCCGTCGTGAATCTCGATCTTGACATCGACAGATGGAAAGCGTCCTGGCATAGATTCATTCGCTTACCGCGCGTAACAGCGGTGGAAAGAGTGTCGGCTTTCGAGGACGCGATGAATCAGGACGCGGCCTTCACCGTCTCGTGGCGTCGTGCGCTCGCTCGGGCGACTGAGAAGGGCTGGGATTCGGTCCTCATCGCCGCTGACGACGTCAGTTTGCTGGATGCCGCCGCATCGATCCTTGGCCATGCCCGCGAAGAGTTGGATCACGGCGATTGGGATGTCGTCCACCTCGGACACGACCCGAAATCGAGGGACGGAGCTCTGCTCGACGGTTCGGCACTCTTGCGCACCAGTCCTGAGAACCGTGGAGTCCACGCCGTTCTCGTACATTCGCGCGCCTTCGAGCAAATTCTCGATGAGATTGCGGATCCGGAGTCAGATCCCGCAGCATTCGGACAATGGGCGGGTCACTACCGAACTCTGGGCGACTACCTGGTGGATGCGAGTGCCGGGGGAGCGCTCACGTGCCTGACGCTGTCGCCCGGCATCGCCTCCACACGCAGCCTGATTCGTTCGGGCGCAATCGAATCCGAATACTCACGACGCTTCGCACTGTGAGACCACCACCAAAACGAAATCGGATTCGCTGAATCAAGGAGATATCTTGACCGAACTACTCGAAGGTGTGAGACCGCAACGCTCTCAGACGGTGGAGAGCAACGATCTCACCGACGGTGTTGTGCTGTACGACAGTTCCAGCGAGGTTGCCCATCACCTCAACCCGGTCGCGACGTTGGTGTGGGAACTGTGTGACGGCCGGACCGTCAGCGAAATTGTCCAGGCCGTGGCAGAAGTGCTCGAGATCCCTGACGACGAGGCGAAGTCGGTAGTCAACGAGACGTACGGACAGCTGAGCACCTCTCGTCTGCTGGTGTGAGAATTCCGTGACAGGCAACCACGTACCACAATTCCGGGCGCACTACCTTTGGGTTGACGCGATTGTGCGCGGTTTCCGCATACCCGAGGTCGGTGTCGTCGAGCACCGGATTGCCAGCCCGTGGCCTGCGGACAACAACGTCGAAGTTCGGATTCAGCGGAATCGAGCGACATTCGGTCGCTGGGACGTCACCATCGAATCGACCATCGGCGGCAGCCATGAAACGCTGATCGGTCTGGACGGTCTCCAGCTCGCGGAGAGCGTGTACCGCACGGTGCACCGGGATGTCATGACGGCCGCGCACGCCCGACAGTGGACACGCCTGCACGCCGCTCTGGTCGACTGCAACGGTGTGAGAGTGGCGATCGCCGGGCATTCAGGGGCGGGCAAGACCACCTTGGCGCTCGCCCTTGCGATGCGGGGTGCACAACTGCGTGCTGACGAAGGCGTCTTCATTCGTGGTACCGAAGCTGTGGGCTTACCGCGGCGGGTTCACCTCAAAGCCGGTACGTTCGACGTCCTCCCGGAGATCAAAGCGCACGATTCGCTGTATCTTCCGTACGCCCCGCCGGTGTGGGCGTTGGACCCGTCGACCTTGCCTGCTGAACGAAACGTCAGCTCGGCGGTTCGCGGAATCGACCTGGTGCTGATCCTCGATGGATGGGACGAGGGGCCGACTCGACTCGCTCCGATGCCCGTACCCCAAGCGATACAGTCGCTGGCCGAGCAATCCGCCCTGTGGTCCGACAATCACGGAGTGACCCTGAGAAACATCGCTGCTCTACTCTCGAATGCCCCGTGCTACAGACTGATTCGACATCACGGCGATACCGGCGCCGACACGGTGGAGGAACTGGTGGCGTCATGCGTGACACCCGGTACCTGATTTCCATGTTGAAACCCGAGTGTGGGGCCGACGTCATCCGCTTGTGTTCGCAGCAGGATTGGCCCAGAGTCATCGACGCCGCTGTAAGGCACAAGGTATTGCCGCTGCTCGCCTCCCGAGCGGTCGAGGCCGGCTTCGCATCGGTCCTACCTGCGAGCTTCGCGGAAATGCTGTCGGAATCCTCGGCCACCGCATCGAGTCCGGAATTGACACTGAGCCTTGTCCATCACCGAAACACCATAAGGATCTCGGACCTCGACGCGCAACGAGTGGAACTGCAAGAGCTGTTACACAGCAACGGATTTCCGACGGTTGCACTGAAGGGTGCCGCCCTTCTCGAGCGAAGAATCTGGCCGAACCCGGCAGCTCGACGGATGACGGACATCGACCTTTTGGTCGTCGACCCTGCACATGCCGTTCCGGCCAACGACGCGATCCTCGATTTCGGCTACCGAATGGTCCGCCCCGACGAAGTGGACTCCGCCTCCATCGATCACGACGATCACCAGGAACCGGCACTCCTTCGCGACGACCGTCATGGCTCCGTCGAAATCCATTCGCACTTACTTCCGAGGTTCGCCCGTCACGCGCTGACCCGGGAGGCCGCGGTCCGAGGAATCAGCTCGGAGGCGGAAGGATCCCGCCTTGCGATGGCCGACGTGACGCTGCACGTCATCGCTCACGCGCGGCTTGCCGATCGGGCCTTGATTCGAGCCGATTTGTCGTTGAACAGTGTCTTCGACGTGGGGTACCTGCTCACTTCCGAACCGGAACTCGCTGTGACGCTCTCCAGACGCCAGTTGCCACGCGATGTCCGTCGGGCGGTGAACGTCCACTGGGCGGCGGTGGAATCGATCTTCGGCGTCAGCACCGGAATGACGACCGTCTCGGCGCGTTGGTGGTGGCGATGGACGCTGTGGTTGGCGGATCGCCCACGTCTGCACTCGCTTTACCGCGATCTGGTCATGGTGCCGCTCTTTCTCGACCGTGATCGGCTTTCCATCCGGGACGGGCGCGACCTACGTGGATGGGACTTGGCCCGCTCACGCGTGTCCCACTTCGTCCGTCGTGCGAGGACTGCCGTCGAAGATGCCGGGGGAGCGGCGTGAAAGTACTGATCACGGGCGGAGCGGGATTCATCGGTAGCACCGTCGCGTCGAAGTGCGTCGACGCCGGGATCGATGTCGTGATTCTCGACAACCTGCTGACCGGCCGCGCCGAATTTGCGCACAGATTCCCGTTCTACTGCGGCGACATCGCGGACGAGAAACTGCTCGACAAGGTATTCGCAGATCATTCCGATATCGATGCGACAGTTCACTGTGCGGCCTTGATCGTGGTCGGAGATTCCGTGAGTAGCCCGGCGCGGTACTACGAGAACAACGTATCCAAGTCGCTGACGCTGGTATCGAGTGTCCTTCGGAACGGGTGTGAGCGCTTCTTGTTCAGTTCCTCTGCGGCGGTGTATGCGCCGAGCGACGGTGGGTGTGTCGATGAACATTGGGGGATCGCACCGCAGAGTCCCTATGCGCACAGCAAGGCTCAGTTCGAAACGATGCTCGACGACATTGCGGCGGCCACTAAATTATCGGCGATATCTCTACGCTACTTCAATCCGGTCGGGGCAGATCCGGAGCTGCGAAGTGGTACACCATCGGTACGCCCGACCCACGCACTCGGAAAGCTGTTCGAATCATATTCGACAGGAACGCCTTTCAGGGTTACGGGAACGGATTGGCCGACGCGCGACGGATCCGGAGTGCGTGATTACGTTCATGTCTGGGACCTTGCAGACGCTCATGTTCGAGCGCTGGAAAGGTTCGACCGGGTCACCGCTGAATCATCACGCATGACTGTGGTCAATCTGGGCAGCGGGCGGGGGACGACGGTGTGGGAGCTGGTACACACATTCGAGAACGTGCTCGGTGAAGATATCGACGTGGTCGCTGCCGGCCGACGCGCCGGTGACACTGCCGGCGCTTACGCGACGAACGATCGTGCGTTGCGACTACTCGGGTGGGTTCCGACATTCACCCTGGAACAGGGGATCGAGGACACCGCGCGGTGGCTGGCAGTGCGCCCGCACCTGCTCAACTCGGTGTAGCCGAACGTCAGCCCGTCGGGTCGTCGTCAACGGTGATGTTGTTGCTACGTAGCCAGAAGGTGGCGTCCGGATCCCACCCGGCGAGCACGGTGGCACCCGAGTTGGCCGACAACGGGATCGCGATGCCTGGCGTGGTCAGATAAGCCATCATGGTCAGGTGGACGGCGTCGTAATCCGCGGACACCGAAAGCCAGTCCGGAATGAACCAGTCACGGTATTCACCGGTCGTGTCGTACCACACGGAGCGACGTGAAGCGGGCACAGGCAGGGGATAGGTATCGACCAGATTCGCCCAGTCCTGCGGACCGGTGATCTCGTAGATCCGGGGCGCGCCGTAGATCCTTACCGGCTGCACCCGCGCCTCGTTCGAGGAGCTGTCTTCTTCGAGAAACACCCCGAGCGCCCCGATACCGTCGCGGGCCGTGGTTGTTTCGGTTGTGCCGTTGGCAAACGGGATAGACCACCATTCGCCTCCGATGTGACGGTCCGGATCTTCGATCTGGTATTCCAGAAACCGGCGTTCGTTGTCGAGTGCCTCAGCGCGCCACTGTTCGAGGCCGTCCTCTGCACGGTAAATCCGCAAGGGAAGGTCCGACCAGCCGTAAATAGGGTTTCGCTTTTCAACCAGATTCTGGTTCAGAAGGTCAGCAGGCTCGGCCCACCAGGCAGTGTGTGGCGAGTCGAGAAGGGCTTGAGCGATCGGTCGCAATGCCGCGATCACCTCAGGGCGGACGAAGATCAGATCTTCTTCGTCCGGCGGCTCCCAGTAGCGTGCGCAATCTACGGCATACGCAAGACAGTGCAGAATCTCGAGTTCGGACATCTCGCCGATTGCCCGGATATCAACAGCGCCGAGAACTTGGAGCGCATCGTCCGGCGATTGAGGCCAGTGTCCACCGGATGTGCGTGCGCCGGCGCGGCATGCGTAACCGACGTTCGCACAGAAGCGACGGCCACGTGGTGAACCGAGGACGAGTGCAACGGAATCCATGTGGGTAAAGCTAGCGGACAAGCTGACGGGGGACGTTCGAATATCCATTACTTGACATAATGTAGATTATCGGCAAATAAGAAGGTCGAGTTCAACTAGATGAGAGAACTCGTCCCATTGGATCTCAAGCGAAACTGCTGCCTGTGGCCGGTGACGACTTGCTGCCGGACGGTGGCCCACGAGCCTGATCCCCAGATCGACATCGGTTTATGCAAACAGATGAGAGATTCTCGCGCTACACTTGCGTTCATGCAGAGTGTTCCAGGTCGGCTGCCAGAGTTCCTGTCGAACGGCGTCGTCGGGCTGCTGCGACCCGAGGACCGAGTCTTTGAGGCGATGCTCGATGGCTGGCGAGCGCAAATGCTGGCCCGTGGGCTCGGTGTGCCGTTCATTCGGTCCTCGTGCGGCCTGGTCTCTCGGTTCCAGGAGCACTCCAACGAGTATCCGTGGGGCTGGCAGCCGATCCATGTCGATGAGTTCCTGGCTGATCGACGAACCGGGCCGAAAGCCGTCTCGGTGTCGACGCTGCGCGCGAACGCTGGCACGATCAGGTCCTTCTGCTATTACGTCACTGACGAAAGGTATGGGTGGGCTGCGTTCTGCAGCAAAGTATTTGACGACGTTCCCGCCCAAGTCGTGTTCGAGTGGAACACGCCGCGCCACAAGACCGATGACGCCATCCCAGCGGACCGGCGCAGCTTCACTCAGACCGAGTTGCAGACATTCTTCGACACCTGCGATGACCTCGTCGATCAAGAGTTCGCCAAGGGCTCGAAGCGCTGGCTCCCACTGATGCGAGACTCCACCGCGTTCAAGGTGTGCTACGCCTACGGTTTGCGCCGTCGGGAACTTTCCATGCTCGACTACCACGACTTCGGCCCAAATCCGCACGTAGACAAGTACGGCCGCTATGGCGCCGTTCAGATCCGCTACGCCAAAGGCATGTCGGGGTCAGGACCGCGCCGTCGCACTGTTCTCACGGTGCCTGAGTTTGACTGGGTGGTCGATCTTCTCGATCACTGGCTCTCGCCGCAGGGTCGCGAACAGTTCGCCACTGCGGACCGCTCGGCCTCGTTGTGGCCGTCGGAACGGGCTGGCGCCACGGGCATCCGCAACTTCAATCGCACCTTCACTGCGGTCCGCGAACTGGCTGGGCTACCGACAGAGTTGAAGATGCACTGCCTGCGCCACTCCTACGTCACTCATCTCCTCGAGGCCGGATACGATCCTATGTTTGTCCAGCAGCAAGTTGGCCACGCCTACTCATCCACCACCGCGCTCTACACCTCAGTCTCGGCAGACTTCAAACAAAAGACCATCCAACGGATGATCCAGCAACGAATCGTCACACGTGACGAAAGAAGGACCGGGAAGGACACGTGAGCGAGCAACGCCGAATCGGCTATCGCTGGAATCTCCGCCAACGAATGGCCGATCACAACCTCTGGAAGACAACGGAACTCATCCCGCTTCTCAAGTCCCGCGGAATCAACCTATCAAACGCACAAGTGCACCGATTGGTGACAGGCACACCCGAGCGGATCCCTGCGCGCACCTTCGCCGCGCTGTGCGACATCCTTGAATGCACACCCAACGATCTCTTCGAACCATATGTCGAGATCCGAGCTGCGGCCACGGCCGACGCACCGGCCAACCCGGCCGACCTAGGCATCAGCGACAAGCGCTCGGTTGCCCGCCGGATCCGAGTCGTCCGTAGCGATGATGACGATGGCAAGACCACGTAAACCTGAAGACCCACAACGGTGGGAAGTTCCATGCGATCGCTGCGGTGAGCACAGAGAATGTGTCGTCACCTGGCAGGGCCTCGGAGTGTGCGGTTACTGCTACCAAGCAGCCAAACGAACTCGAGGCGTATGCGCGTGCGGTCACGACGGGGTGTTGCCGGGAATCATCAACGGCCAGCAGGCGTGCCGCAAATGCGCGGGCATAAAACTCAACGTCGACTGCGTTGAGTGCGGCGCCGAGGAAGAACTGTACGCACAGGGATGCTGCTGGCGATGCGTCCTGAGGGCGACCGTCGACCGACTACTGACGAATCCAGAGACTGCTAGCATCAACGACGAACTGAAACCCTTTGCAGCTGCCCTGAAGTCGATGAAACGGGCCAACAGCGGTCTGACCTGGATCAACCAGGAACATGTCACAGCGTTCCTCACCGAGCTGGCCCGCACACCGCTCGTTTCCCACGACGTCATCGACCAACTCCCCCGATCGCGCACCCGAGAATACGTCCGAGAACTCCTGGTCACCCACCAGATCCTGCCGCCCAGAGACGGACTACTCCACCGCTACATCGACTGGTCCGATGAAGCCCTCGACCGGCTGAAGTCGTCCGAGCACCGGGAAGTCGCGACCCGGTACATTCGTTGGCATCACCTGCGGCAGATGTATTGCATGGAGTCGGTGTCACACGGCACGTTCCTGCGGTCGAAGCA encodes:
- a CDS encoding PaaI family thioesterase codes for the protein MVDTAETAEMMKRLGTGFDATIGLEYTELSPDRVRAQWTVKPTLHQPAGIQHGGVYCSVVESLASVGGTVWLGERGHVVGVNNNTDFLRATREGTLTAEATPIHRGRTQQLWEVRITDENDRLVSKGQVRLANITEVAKIGN
- a CDS encoding NAD(P)/FAD-dependent oxidoreductase, with product MSIQSVEPHRHRVVVIGSGFGGLFGTQALKKADADITMIARTTHHLFQPLLYQVATGILSVGDIAPATRLVLRKQKNAQVLLGEVETIDLENQTVTSRLLERVTVTPFDSLIVAAGAGQSYFGNDQFAEFAPGMKTIDDALELRGRILGAFEQAELSDDPAERARLLTFVVVGAGPTGVELAGQIAELSRRTLDGAFRKIDPREARVVLLDGAPAVLPVYGGKLSRKAAETLEKLGVEIQLDAMVTDVDNDGLIIKEKDGTLRRIESQCKVWSAGVQASPLGKQLAEQSGGETDRAGRVMVNPDLSLPGHPNVFVIGDMMSLDKLPGLAQVAMQGGKYAAKQIKASLDGKSPSERVPFKYFDKGSMATISRFSAVAKVGKLEISGFIGWVAWLAIHLLYLVGFRSRASTLLSWAVTFFGRGRAQMASTEQQVFARNAMGELEKKNKEATESGSASNGEAKKAAGKQQKAAG
- a CDS encoding ArsR/SmtB family transcription factor, which translates into the protein MLAYCEVVNDRMNAAFKALADPTRRLLLDRLFVANGQSLGELCDSLDMSRQAVTQHLTMLEDANLISTVRQGRAKLHYLNPVALEEIRERWINKFEVPRLRALSTVKKIAEEAMTDKPSFVYVTYIASTADNVWKALTDAQATAEYWGHSNVSDWQPGSTWEHRRIDGSNIADVVGTVIESNPPSRLVTTWSDPNGEPGVDISRVSFDIEAFGAIVRLTVKHTDLADESARMEVAGGWSAVLSNLKSYLETGNTLPVAPWEMPVG
- a CDS encoding glycosyltransferase, whose product is MTEFDVALHRALKKFQSAGSVQVKETPPHGEPADLTVAIATYDDFDGAYFTIHSILVHHREILDRVEFVLLDNNPEGLPAPMLESFAGYIDRFRYIPFTDVRSTAVRDVLFRKATGKYVLVLDSHVILAPGSLSALLAYFDADPETDDLIQGPMLSQDSSHIAATHMDPKWRNGMFGSWGVDPRAKQHPDVPFEIVMQGLGSFACRREAWPGLNSHFTGFGGEEGYIHEKFRINGGKVVCLPTFGWHHRFERPAGVPYRINWEDRVHNYLLGWSEVGWDLDSLHRQFSRYLGDSYPEIRRRAELSVQRPELVFGGVVVLSDDGRVAPWRSCLAEAESIELTVHRAIPAEDDGPDGWRTVSAFVAGLDKAILLGWKSVVFLDEARVIEPAVMYKLRNIVDDLPAEADTAVIHAHGEDLVGAALIVRAATYGTLRDELSRRINGPVPSDFSLAAYLLERGAVDVVLDRPLSPVRVGGEPNPVVEDSQSDLGVAVVNLDLDIDRWKASWHRFIRLPRVTAVERVSAFEDAMNQDAAFTVSWRRALARATEKGWDSVLIAADDVSLLDAAASILGHAREELDHGDWDVVHLGHDPKSRDGALLDGSALLRTSPENRGVHAVLVHSRAFEQILDEIADPESDPAAFGQWAGHYRTLGDYLVDASAGGALTCLTLSPGIASTRSLIRSGAIESEYSRRFAL
- a CDS encoding PqqD family protein — its product is MTELLEGVRPQRSQTVESNDLTDGVVLYDSSSEVAHHLNPVATLVWELCDGRTVSEIVQAVAEVLEIPDDEAKSVVNETYGQLSTSRLLV
- a CDS encoding nucleotidyltransferase family protein produces the protein MRDTRYLISMLKPECGADVIRLCSQQDWPRVIDAAVRHKVLPLLASRAVEAGFASVLPASFAEMLSESSATASSPELTLSLVHHRNTIRISDLDAQRVELQELLHSNGFPTVALKGAALLERRIWPNPAARRMTDIDLLVVDPAHAVPANDAILDFGYRMVRPDEVDSASIDHDDHQEPALLRDDRHGSVEIHSHLLPRFARHALTREAAVRGISSEAEGSRLAMADVTLHVIAHARLADRALIRADLSLNSVFDVGYLLTSEPELAVTLSRRQLPRDVRRAVNVHWAAVESIFGVSTGMTTVSARWWWRWTLWLADRPRLHSLYRDLVMVPLFLDRDRLSIRDGRDLRGWDLARSRVSHFVRRARTAVEDAGGAA
- the galE gene encoding UDP-glucose 4-epimerase GalE, whose translation is MKVLITGGAGFIGSTVASKCVDAGIDVVILDNLLTGRAEFAHRFPFYCGDIADEKLLDKVFADHSDIDATVHCAALIVVGDSVSSPARYYENNVSKSLTLVSSVLRNGCERFLFSSSAAVYAPSDGGCVDEHWGIAPQSPYAHSKAQFETMLDDIAAATKLSAISLRYFNPVGADPELRSGTPSVRPTHALGKLFESYSTGTPFRVTGTDWPTRDGSGVRDYVHVWDLADAHVRALERFDRVTAESSRMTVVNLGSGRGTTVWELVHTFENVLGEDIDVVAAGRRAGDTAGAYATNDRALRLLGWVPTFTLEQGIEDTARWLAVRPHLLNSV
- a CDS encoding tyrosine-type recombinase/integrase encodes the protein MQSVPGRLPEFLSNGVVGLLRPEDRVFEAMLDGWRAQMLARGLGVPFIRSSCGLVSRFQEHSNEYPWGWQPIHVDEFLADRRTGPKAVSVSTLRANAGTIRSFCYYVTDERYGWAAFCSKVFDDVPAQVVFEWNTPRHKTDDAIPADRRSFTQTELQTFFDTCDDLVDQEFAKGSKRWLPLMRDSTAFKVCYAYGLRRRELSMLDYHDFGPNPHVDKYGRYGAVQIRYAKGMSGSGPRRRTVLTVPEFDWVVDLLDHWLSPQGREQFATADRSASLWPSERAGATGIRNFNRTFTAVRELAGLPTELKMHCLRHSYVTHLLEAGYDPMFVQQQVGHAYSSTTALYTSVSADFKQKTIQRMIQQRIVTRDERRTGKDT
- a CDS encoding helix-turn-helix domain-containing protein — protein: MSEQRRIGYRWNLRQRMADHNLWKTTELIPLLKSRGINLSNAQVHRLVTGTPERIPARTFAALCDILECTPNDLFEPYVEIRAAATADAPANPADLGISDKRSVARRIRVVRSDDDDGKTT